A part of Solenopsis invicta isolate M01_SB chromosome 2, UNIL_Sinv_3.0, whole genome shotgun sequence genomic DNA contains:
- the LOC105197398 gene encoding insulin-like growth factor 2 mRNA-binding protein 1 isoform X3 produces the protein MSLDKFVEGERLVKEMERLDIEEKNGDSPSSSGVSKVLVSNLPVQLRLEELDLLFSNYGQVQNIEKVPSRDPNTTSVLISYETQEQVQQAVNQLNGYDFDGNPLKVEMSSAESRRRGRSQRAGGVAFSGLPGSGRQTDFPLRILVQSDMVGAIIGRQGTTIRQITQLTRARVDVHRKDNVGSLEKAITIYGNPENCTNACKKILEVMQQEANNTNKGEITLKILAHNNLIGRIIGKGGNTIKRIMQDTDTKITVSSINDINSFNLERIITVKGSIDNMSKAESMISSKLRQSYENDLQAMAPQSMMFPGLHPMAMMSTAGMGYSSRGPGLYGSGPAPYPYQSSLPTQQGVPASDTQETTFLYIPNNSVGAIIGTKGSHIRNIIRFSGASVKIAPLEQDKPAEQQTERKVTIVGSPESQWKAQYLIFEKMREEGYVAGTEDVRLTIEILVPSTQVGRIIGKGGQNVRELQRVTGSVIKLSEQQATPPSAEEETTVHIIGPFFSVQSAQRRIRAMVLQSGTPGGTGGAGSRAGRGSSQEGASRSKRDGSATSQSGTTSQPGSQQQSVGSPSSQQQQPQPPSSPQ, from the exons cAGCAGTGGGGTTTCCAAAGTCCTCGTGAGCAATCTACCGGTTCAATTACGATTAGAGGAGCTGGATCTGCTGTTCTCCAACTACGGCCAGGTCCAAAACATCGAAAAAGTGCCGTCGCGGGATCCGAATACAACGAGCGTGCTCATTAGCTATGAGACGCAAGAGCAAGTACAACA GGCTGTGAACCAGTTAAATGGCTACGATTTCGACGGCAATCCGCTAAAAGTGGAGATGTCCTCGGCGGAGAGCCGACGCAGGGGCCGCAGCCAGCGCGCCGGCGGCGTGGCCTTCTCCGGGCTGCCGGGTTCCGGTCGTCAGACCGATTTCCCGCTGCGTATTCTCGTCCAGTCTGATATGGTGGGCGCGATAATCGGTCGACAGGGTACCACCATACGGCAGATCACGCAGCTGACGCGCGCCCGGGTCGATGTGCACCGCAAGGACAATGTCGGCTCTCTGGAGAAAGCCATCACCATCTACGGCAATCCCGAGAATTGCACCAACGCCTGTAAGAAGATCCTGGAGGTCATGCAGCAGGAAGCCAACAACACGAACAAGGG TGAGATCACCCTGAAGATCCTCGCGCACAACAATCTCATCGGTCGAATCATCGGTAAGGGCGGTAACACAATCAAGAGAATCATGCAAGACACCGACACGAAGATTACCGTCAGCAGTATCAACGATATCAACAGCTTCAACCTCGAGCGCATCATCACGGTTAAAGGATCAATTGATAACATGAGCAAAGCCGAGTCCATGATTTCCAGCAAGCTGCGTCAGAGCTACGAGAACGATCTGCAAGCTATGGCT CCTCAAAGTATGATGTTCCCCGGACTACACCCGATGGCCATGATGTCTACCGCCGGTATGGGCTACAGCTCCCGTGGACCCGGCCTATACGGCTCGGGACCCGCCCCATATCCCTACCAGAGCAGTCTGCCTACTCAACAAGGCGTCCCCGCCAGCGATACCCAGGAGACGACTTTTCTCTACATTCCCAACAACAGCGTCGGCGCCATTATTGGCACCAAGGGCTCGCACATTCGTAACATAATCAGATTCTCCGGTGCGAGTGTGAAGATCGCTCCTCTTGAGCAAGATAAGCCGGCTGAGCAACAGACTGAGAGGAAAGTCACCATCGTCGGCTCCCCGGAATCTCAGTGGAAG gCTCAGTACTTGATCTTTGAGAAAATGCGTGAGGAGGGATACGTCGCCGGCACTGAAGACGTCAGGCTGACCATCGAAATTCTTGTGCCCAGCACTCAGGTCGGCCGCATCATCGGCAAAGGCGGTCAAAACGTAAGAGAACTGCAGCGCGTGACCGGAAGCGTTATCAAATTATCAGAACAGCAAGCGACTCCTCCTTCAGCTGAAGAAGAAACAACAGTCCATATAATTGGACCCTTCTTCTCTGTTCAG TCGGCACAGAGACGGATCCGCGCTATGGTACTGCAATCTGGCACTCCTGGTGGAACTGGTGGTGCTGGCTCACGCGCCGGTCGCGGTAGCAGCCAGGAAGGCGCCTCCCGTTCTAAAAGAGATGGCAGCGCTACTTCCCAAAGCGGTACGACATCACAACCTGGTTCTCAACAACAATCAGTCGGCTCGCCATCGAGCCAACAGCAGCAGCCGCAGCCTCCATCATCGCCGCAGTAA
- the LOC105197398 gene encoding insulin-like growth factor 2 mRNA-binding protein 1 isoform X4, producing MSLDKFVEGERLVKEMERLDIEEKNGDSPSSGVSKVLVSNLPVQLRLEELDLLFSNYGQVQNIEKVPSRDPNTTSVLISYETQEQVQQAVNQLNGYDFDGNPLKVEMSSAESRRRGRSQRAGGVAFSGLPGSGRQTDFPLRILVQSDMVGAIIGRQGTTIRQITQLTRARVDVHRKDNVGSLEKAITIYGNPENCTNACKKILEVMQQEANNTNKGEITLKILAHNNLIGRIIGKGGNTIKRIMQDTDTKITVSSINDINSFNLERIITVKGSIDNMSKAESMISSKLRQSYENDLQAMAPQSMMFPGLHPMAMMSTAGMGYSSRGPGLYGSGPAPYPYQSSLPTQQGVPASDTQETTFLYIPNNSVGAIIGTKGSHIRNIIRFSGASVKIAPLEQDKPAEQQTERKVTIVGSPESQWKAQYLIFEKMREEGYVAGTEDVRLTIEILVPSTQVGRIIGKGGQNVRELQRVTGSVIKLSEQQATPPSAEEETTVHIIGPFFSVQSAQRRIRAMVLQSGTPGGTGGAGSRAGRGSSQEGASRSKRDGSATSQSGTTSQPGSQQQSVGSPSSQQQQPQPPSSPQ from the exons CAGTGGGGTTTCCAAAGTCCTCGTGAGCAATCTACCGGTTCAATTACGATTAGAGGAGCTGGATCTGCTGTTCTCCAACTACGGCCAGGTCCAAAACATCGAAAAAGTGCCGTCGCGGGATCCGAATACAACGAGCGTGCTCATTAGCTATGAGACGCAAGAGCAAGTACAACA GGCTGTGAACCAGTTAAATGGCTACGATTTCGACGGCAATCCGCTAAAAGTGGAGATGTCCTCGGCGGAGAGCCGACGCAGGGGCCGCAGCCAGCGCGCCGGCGGCGTGGCCTTCTCCGGGCTGCCGGGTTCCGGTCGTCAGACCGATTTCCCGCTGCGTATTCTCGTCCAGTCTGATATGGTGGGCGCGATAATCGGTCGACAGGGTACCACCATACGGCAGATCACGCAGCTGACGCGCGCCCGGGTCGATGTGCACCGCAAGGACAATGTCGGCTCTCTGGAGAAAGCCATCACCATCTACGGCAATCCCGAGAATTGCACCAACGCCTGTAAGAAGATCCTGGAGGTCATGCAGCAGGAAGCCAACAACACGAACAAGGG TGAGATCACCCTGAAGATCCTCGCGCACAACAATCTCATCGGTCGAATCATCGGTAAGGGCGGTAACACAATCAAGAGAATCATGCAAGACACCGACACGAAGATTACCGTCAGCAGTATCAACGATATCAACAGCTTCAACCTCGAGCGCATCATCACGGTTAAAGGATCAATTGATAACATGAGCAAAGCCGAGTCCATGATTTCCAGCAAGCTGCGTCAGAGCTACGAGAACGATCTGCAAGCTATGGCT CCTCAAAGTATGATGTTCCCCGGACTACACCCGATGGCCATGATGTCTACCGCCGGTATGGGCTACAGCTCCCGTGGACCCGGCCTATACGGCTCGGGACCCGCCCCATATCCCTACCAGAGCAGTCTGCCTACTCAACAAGGCGTCCCCGCCAGCGATACCCAGGAGACGACTTTTCTCTACATTCCCAACAACAGCGTCGGCGCCATTATTGGCACCAAGGGCTCGCACATTCGTAACATAATCAGATTCTCCGGTGCGAGTGTGAAGATCGCTCCTCTTGAGCAAGATAAGCCGGCTGAGCAACAGACTGAGAGGAAAGTCACCATCGTCGGCTCCCCGGAATCTCAGTGGAAG gCTCAGTACTTGATCTTTGAGAAAATGCGTGAGGAGGGATACGTCGCCGGCACTGAAGACGTCAGGCTGACCATCGAAATTCTTGTGCCCAGCACTCAGGTCGGCCGCATCATCGGCAAAGGCGGTCAAAACGTAAGAGAACTGCAGCGCGTGACCGGAAGCGTTATCAAATTATCAGAACAGCAAGCGACTCCTCCTTCAGCTGAAGAAGAAACAACAGTCCATATAATTGGACCCTTCTTCTCTGTTCAG TCGGCACAGAGACGGATCCGCGCTATGGTACTGCAATCTGGCACTCCTGGTGGAACTGGTGGTGCTGGCTCACGCGCCGGTCGCGGTAGCAGCCAGGAAGGCGCCTCCCGTTCTAAAAGAGATGGCAGCGCTACTTCCCAAAGCGGTACGACATCACAACCTGGTTCTCAACAACAATCAGTCGGCTCGCCATCGAGCCAACAGCAGCAGCCGCAGCCTCCATCATCGCCGCAGTAA
- the LOC105197398 gene encoding insulin-like growth factor 2 mRNA-binding protein 1 isoform X6 yields the protein MAALFLRLQSLLSQNQFKFVQKMSEIVCSSGVSKVLVSNLPVQLRLEELDLLFSNYGQVQNIEKVPSRDPNTTSVLISYETQEQVQQAVNQLNGYDFDGNPLKVEMSSAESRRRGRSQRAGGVAFSGLPGSGRQTDFPLRILVQSDMVGAIIGRQGTTIRQITQLTRARVDVHRKDNVGSLEKAITIYGNPENCTNACKKILEVMQQEANNTNKGEITLKILAHNNLIGRIIGKGGNTIKRIMQDTDTKITVSSINDINSFNLERIITVKGSIDNMSKAESMISSKLRQSYENDLQAMAPQSMMFPGLHPMAMMSTAGMGYSSRGPGLYGSGPAPYPYQSSLPTQQGVPASDTQETTFLYIPNNSVGAIIGTKGSHIRNIIRFSGASVKIAPLEQDKPAEQQTERKVTIVGSPESQWKAQYLIFEKMREEGYVAGTEDVRLTIEILVPSTQVGRIIGKGGQNVRELQRVTGSVIKLSEQQATPPSAEEETTVHIIGPFFSVQSAQRRIRAMVLQSGTPGGTGGAGSRAGRGSSQEGASRSKRDGSATSQSGTTSQPGSQQQSVGSPSSQQQQPQPPSSPQ from the exons ATGGCCGCTCTCTTCCTTCGTCTACAATCTTTACTCAGTCAGAACCAATtcaaatttgtacaaaaaatgaGCGAGATTGTATG cAGCAGTGGGGTTTCCAAAGTCCTCGTGAGCAATCTACCGGTTCAATTACGATTAGAGGAGCTGGATCTGCTGTTCTCCAACTACGGCCAGGTCCAAAACATCGAAAAAGTGCCGTCGCGGGATCCGAATACAACGAGCGTGCTCATTAGCTATGAGACGCAAGAGCAAGTACAACA GGCTGTGAACCAGTTAAATGGCTACGATTTCGACGGCAATCCGCTAAAAGTGGAGATGTCCTCGGCGGAGAGCCGACGCAGGGGCCGCAGCCAGCGCGCCGGCGGCGTGGCCTTCTCCGGGCTGCCGGGTTCCGGTCGTCAGACCGATTTCCCGCTGCGTATTCTCGTCCAGTCTGATATGGTGGGCGCGATAATCGGTCGACAGGGTACCACCATACGGCAGATCACGCAGCTGACGCGCGCCCGGGTCGATGTGCACCGCAAGGACAATGTCGGCTCTCTGGAGAAAGCCATCACCATCTACGGCAATCCCGAGAATTGCACCAACGCCTGTAAGAAGATCCTGGAGGTCATGCAGCAGGAAGCCAACAACACGAACAAGGG TGAGATCACCCTGAAGATCCTCGCGCACAACAATCTCATCGGTCGAATCATCGGTAAGGGCGGTAACACAATCAAGAGAATCATGCAAGACACCGACACGAAGATTACCGTCAGCAGTATCAACGATATCAACAGCTTCAACCTCGAGCGCATCATCACGGTTAAAGGATCAATTGATAACATGAGCAAAGCCGAGTCCATGATTTCCAGCAAGCTGCGTCAGAGCTACGAGAACGATCTGCAAGCTATGGCT CCTCAAAGTATGATGTTCCCCGGACTACACCCGATGGCCATGATGTCTACCGCCGGTATGGGCTACAGCTCCCGTGGACCCGGCCTATACGGCTCGGGACCCGCCCCATATCCCTACCAGAGCAGTCTGCCTACTCAACAAGGCGTCCCCGCCAGCGATACCCAGGAGACGACTTTTCTCTACATTCCCAACAACAGCGTCGGCGCCATTATTGGCACCAAGGGCTCGCACATTCGTAACATAATCAGATTCTCCGGTGCGAGTGTGAAGATCGCTCCTCTTGAGCAAGATAAGCCGGCTGAGCAACAGACTGAGAGGAAAGTCACCATCGTCGGCTCCCCGGAATCTCAGTGGAAG gCTCAGTACTTGATCTTTGAGAAAATGCGTGAGGAGGGATACGTCGCCGGCACTGAAGACGTCAGGCTGACCATCGAAATTCTTGTGCCCAGCACTCAGGTCGGCCGCATCATCGGCAAAGGCGGTCAAAACGTAAGAGAACTGCAGCGCGTGACCGGAAGCGTTATCAAATTATCAGAACAGCAAGCGACTCCTCCTTCAGCTGAAGAAGAAACAACAGTCCATATAATTGGACCCTTCTTCTCTGTTCAG TCGGCACAGAGACGGATCCGCGCTATGGTACTGCAATCTGGCACTCCTGGTGGAACTGGTGGTGCTGGCTCACGCGCCGGTCGCGGTAGCAGCCAGGAAGGCGCCTCCCGTTCTAAAAGAGATGGCAGCGCTACTTCCCAAAGCGGTACGACATCACAACCTGGTTCTCAACAACAATCAGTCGGCTCGCCATCGAGCCAACAGCAGCAGCCGCAGCCTCCATCATCGCCGCAGTAA
- the LOC105197398 gene encoding insulin-like growth factor 2 mRNA-binding protein 1 isoform X5, whose protein sequence is MAALFLRLQSLLSQNQFKFVQKMSEIVCSGVSKVLVSNLPVQLRLEELDLLFSNYGQVQNIEKVPSRDPNTTSVLISYETQEQVQQAVNQLNGYDFDGNPLKVEMSSAESRRRGRSQRAGGVAFSGLPGSGRQTDFPLRILVQSDMVGAIIGRQGTTIRQITQLTRARVDVHRKDNVGSLEKAITIYGNPENCTNACKKILEVMQQEANNTNKGEITLKILAHNNLIGRIIGKGGNTIKRIMQDTDTKITVSSINDINSFNLERIITVKGSIDNMSKAESMISSKLRQSYENDLQAMAPQSMMFPGLHPMAMMSTAGMGYSSRGPGLYGSGPAPYPYQSSLPTQQGVPASDTQETTFLYIPNNSVGAIIGTKGSHIRNIIRFSGASVKIAPLEQDKPAEQQTERKVTIVGSPESQWKAQYLIFEKMREEGYVAGTEDVRLTIEILVPSTQVGRIIGKGGQNVRELQRVTGSVIKLSEQQATPPSAEEETTVHIIGPFFSVQSAQRRIRAMVLQSGTPGGTGGAGSRAGRGSSQEGASRSKRDGSATSQSGTTSQPGSQQQSVGSPSSQQQQPQPPSSPQ, encoded by the exons ATGGCCGCTCTCTTCCTTCGTCTACAATCTTTACTCAGTCAGAACCAATtcaaatttgtacaaaaaatgaGCGAGATTGTATG CAGTGGGGTTTCCAAAGTCCTCGTGAGCAATCTACCGGTTCAATTACGATTAGAGGAGCTGGATCTGCTGTTCTCCAACTACGGCCAGGTCCAAAACATCGAAAAAGTGCCGTCGCGGGATCCGAATACAACGAGCGTGCTCATTAGCTATGAGACGCAAGAGCAAGTACAACA GGCTGTGAACCAGTTAAATGGCTACGATTTCGACGGCAATCCGCTAAAAGTGGAGATGTCCTCGGCGGAGAGCCGACGCAGGGGCCGCAGCCAGCGCGCCGGCGGCGTGGCCTTCTCCGGGCTGCCGGGTTCCGGTCGTCAGACCGATTTCCCGCTGCGTATTCTCGTCCAGTCTGATATGGTGGGCGCGATAATCGGTCGACAGGGTACCACCATACGGCAGATCACGCAGCTGACGCGCGCCCGGGTCGATGTGCACCGCAAGGACAATGTCGGCTCTCTGGAGAAAGCCATCACCATCTACGGCAATCCCGAGAATTGCACCAACGCCTGTAAGAAGATCCTGGAGGTCATGCAGCAGGAAGCCAACAACACGAACAAGGG TGAGATCACCCTGAAGATCCTCGCGCACAACAATCTCATCGGTCGAATCATCGGTAAGGGCGGTAACACAATCAAGAGAATCATGCAAGACACCGACACGAAGATTACCGTCAGCAGTATCAACGATATCAACAGCTTCAACCTCGAGCGCATCATCACGGTTAAAGGATCAATTGATAACATGAGCAAAGCCGAGTCCATGATTTCCAGCAAGCTGCGTCAGAGCTACGAGAACGATCTGCAAGCTATGGCT CCTCAAAGTATGATGTTCCCCGGACTACACCCGATGGCCATGATGTCTACCGCCGGTATGGGCTACAGCTCCCGTGGACCCGGCCTATACGGCTCGGGACCCGCCCCATATCCCTACCAGAGCAGTCTGCCTACTCAACAAGGCGTCCCCGCCAGCGATACCCAGGAGACGACTTTTCTCTACATTCCCAACAACAGCGTCGGCGCCATTATTGGCACCAAGGGCTCGCACATTCGTAACATAATCAGATTCTCCGGTGCGAGTGTGAAGATCGCTCCTCTTGAGCAAGATAAGCCGGCTGAGCAACAGACTGAGAGGAAAGTCACCATCGTCGGCTCCCCGGAATCTCAGTGGAAG gCTCAGTACTTGATCTTTGAGAAAATGCGTGAGGAGGGATACGTCGCCGGCACTGAAGACGTCAGGCTGACCATCGAAATTCTTGTGCCCAGCACTCAGGTCGGCCGCATCATCGGCAAAGGCGGTCAAAACGTAAGAGAACTGCAGCGCGTGACCGGAAGCGTTATCAAATTATCAGAACAGCAAGCGACTCCTCCTTCAGCTGAAGAAGAAACAACAGTCCATATAATTGGACCCTTCTTCTCTGTTCAG TCGGCACAGAGACGGATCCGCGCTATGGTACTGCAATCTGGCACTCCTGGTGGAACTGGTGGTGCTGGCTCACGCGCCGGTCGCGGTAGCAGCCAGGAAGGCGCCTCCCGTTCTAAAAGAGATGGCAGCGCTACTTCCCAAAGCGGTACGACATCACAACCTGGTTCTCAACAACAATCAGTCGGCTCGCCATCGAGCCAACAGCAGCAGCCGCAGCCTCCATCATCGCCGCAGTAA